One window of the Arthrobacter sp. D5-1 genome contains the following:
- a CDS encoding MarR family winged helix-turn-helix transcriptional regulator, producing MSGPTGAASSAVRLAAETWESLFRSQVAVMRKLQSGPAFKTLPVKEYDVLFTLSKCPSGQLRLNEINDKVLLSQSSLSRLVDRLEKRGLVERTAAPDDGRGVLLSLTEAGSELQKTIGREHVRDIAHLVGPALTPEEQRELLRLTEKLRASVAGH from the coding sequence ATGTCCGGTCCAACGGGCGCTGCGTCCTCCGCCGTTCGCCTCGCCGCCGAAACCTGGGAGTCGTTGTTCCGCTCCCAGGTGGCGGTGATGCGGAAGCTTCAGTCAGGACCGGCGTTCAAAACCCTTCCAGTCAAGGAATACGACGTTCTTTTTACGCTCTCCAAGTGCCCGTCGGGGCAGCTCCGGCTCAACGAAATCAACGACAAAGTGCTGTTGAGCCAGTCGAGCCTGAGCCGCTTGGTGGACCGTCTTGAGAAGCGCGGTTTGGTGGAGCGGACGGCAGCCCCCGACGACGGCCGCGGAGTGTTGCTCTCACTCACCGAAGCGGGCAGCGAACTTCAAAAAACGATCGGGCGGGAACACGTGCGGGACATCGCCCACTTGGTGGGACCGGCCCTCACCCCCGAAGAACAGCGCGAACTCCTTCGTCTAACGGAAAAACTCCGTGCGTCCGTGGCGGGACACTAA